In the Corvus hawaiiensis isolate bCorHaw1 unplaced genomic scaffold, bCorHaw1.pri.cur scaffold_32_ctg1, whole genome shotgun sequence genome, ctcgctacctttttggagggggatgaaaggaagaagagaaacttgtcttgacacacagaccgcgtgaatgtgcttgtcgatagggccagggactcacagctagggaaggcataaaagaagttctcccttctagaaaatgttaccgattggcacgcactgttgctcagccaaggccgtgtgaaattcctgaacttagagaagaagaacaaaggcttaagagagttaagaatagtgtttggttctatatgtgtatctaaagaaaccagagggtgcatattagagggggccatagagacggcgatttgggaagtctgtaccttccgagtacctcaggcaacgggggaaggaagagggtgatgcacctggaaattaggatcaaaaaggaggctgcgccccacagcaattggagacacgccatgagaaatgtcccgtggcctctgcctttattgcaatgagacgacaggactcctgtgtgtcttttccagactaaacctcgggtgttgtgaatttttttctgcacagggagaggccctaatcctttggggaccattctcaagctcttctctgctttctgacccatcaagaagccccgggtccttgctgctgcacgcatctcccacggctctctgccggctggccgcccagcggagctgccagctccggctggcagggcctcagcgccctgtgccctgtgccctttggccccgccggccgcgccaggccctgcctgctgccctgatggtggcactcgtggccccagtgctctccaagggcttctccgggggcaccttcctgcggcctttcagtccctgcacgaggcccagctgagacctgcagaggggctgttcccaagggcctggaggcacagccccaggggcagtggcttgccactgacagagggtgggcttaggctggagatgtgcaagaaattctggcctcggaggctggcgaggccctggcccacgctgcccacagaagctgtggctgccccatggctggcagtgttccaggccagcttggacggggcttggagcaacctggcctagtgggaggtgtccctgcccttggcagcaggcttgcaacaagacgattttcaaggagccttccaagccaaggccttctgtgattctgtgatcacagatcacttggggCAGCTGACCTTCGtttctgcttagaaccacttcagcacggtaaattgggctgagttcaaggacactgttcacgagcccagcttgccagcgcctgagatttaccagtgctctgggtctggctgagatcaatcaagtcttgcacgctccagattctggcatattgtcgtttcttgaagcaaggacaaagcagcttctggccttccactcctaaatgcactaactgcagagcatgagtagatgtcccagcagatagcgacactatacaaggcttgacttgtgcaaaaaataatatcatctaggtaatctatcatagagatgtaataaatagatctattttcttaaaatctttccagacataaatgcactaagagcattaatatgtgtcacaacagatagtgacactaaatatgtgttctatggttattatttaaaactgatgacctactcaaccctttctaattattttttcgcatatttcatctagatgatcattttatcattttcattctattttatcatagaataaggatgtatttggtatcttttctattacttagattagtatattgctttgttttattatactttactattatatatgatcattaataaactttagagtatacgctatgtataaacaatatatatacatctatgaaataaaaatctagattcttatatagacacagtttcaggccagctccgacacagtcggacccaaaggtgtcccttccggggacaaggagtgtggagcttttaaaggggtacccttccttctcggaccaggctaaaagagcagaggaggctgctgttctgctaagttctttatttcatagtctcatagctttcttgaaggccgagttcaaagggggttacatgataaagccaagcagcagcagcaacagcaggcaaaacccgcttcttctatatcctctatatgctccatatatgctttttcttgcagaagggtggattatatttgttaattgaccaataagattaacacatgattctggtttttcttttcttaacctatcctggtctaattcttacaatcgtaagtcttacacaagtgttacataggtattacacagatttgcgtatacagtttctatcagttcttcttgtttatgtgaacactccatctaaaaaatgtgaacagtataattctatctatattttgtcgaaaggaaagaattccgtgaaaaggtaaccctgctgcagcaagcactgtgtttaaggtctctgcgacagctttttaattcttaaggcacttagcatatatttctactaaaagttaaaaaatctatctttctatttcactttgctgtggcttcttgcatcacagcttgtgcaaaccttttaattcaacccctgtgctttggcttccctctgggcctgagtccagaggagctttcactccaacaaaggagagacaccgtccatgggctgatggcgggcaagcggcgctgattgttcctcttggtcttttgttgcctgtttctgtttcctttttctgtcccacattcctgcttctttcctcctctaagttttggcccttgccaaaggccgggaacaattgcacgttacagctgggctttggtggctttggccgtGCACGTAAGGCAGGCGCTCTGTTTGTGCGTGtcctcaggagtggcaaaggtcatatgcaagtagggcttagtgcagatctgggtgacttgttttggagatggaaatgatacgaggaggtagaatcaaccctgctgtggccctgcacctgctgaggcggcaggagaggccgtgggacctgggccagagtctttgcacgcatcctcttctcctagaaggaccagatttgtacgacagcttgttctgcgcagtgaagggcagtgaggccgatggcgctagagaggtgcaggtgctcttctgggcctcagggaaacaacatggggccgagaggcctctgcttcactgcagacgtcattctgtgcttaggccttgctgcagccaggggcaagagagctgagaggccccgctgatgtttttctcaagcagccccttcaattcattgctgacttcaagcagctctgcagcacatctggcattcagcgcagtgagcgagcactgcagcacgttgcccagaggttgtggagtctctctgagcgcagatagtcaagaaccatctgaaggcaaccctttgcaaggcgcagcgggaagaccctgctggagcagccctggccaagatgatcccaccggtgctccttccaaacgttaactcttctgggatttggagatccgcatctttgcacaaggtgaagctctcagagggaaagtggagtccaagaaagagttgggggcagccacaaggcctggtgctaatgggagtctctctcacaaggcccctggccacggcctcttcagctccatcagctttgactccccgaaagttcttttgctctagaggaaaggtgtggcagcaattcccactgcctcttgagcagtgccctctccacattctgcacgctcaggtctgcgtcagctgcagcccagggagcagattctgcccacagagcccagagaacacaaaagggaatcggagtatttcctcttgcgtggtccccgatctgggtagccaacctggtcatcagtgcatgcggtgctgaggagactgctgagatgacaccgctgctgctgctgcttctgctggcagagtgctgctgcacagcgttttcccttccctctctgtgtcccacattgttccctcttttcccctgtacaatgaggggcttctctgcggccagctgccggccccacaagcacagctctaaggtggagaagctctttcagtgctcatcgttcagggttcgtgtgaaccgctttcgcagatccacgtactcactcatcgcctgggagtgggcaacgggatccatcaccaggtggtggaagagattgcacgtctcggccatttgcacctctgggggaaccctgatctccccaggaaggctccggttgcccacgatgaagtggttgaggcatctcacttgcacgcagaagcgcaggccctcgctgatatccaccagtcgcctgacaaaatctctcctgcgccaccgtgacacggggatgatggacaggaggtgcatgacaatggtcttgatggtgtaggtggaaaagccggagcccagctgcagacagctgaagaactgcaggcatttgaggtgcaagctgtcagggggggcctgcctggcgatgcacttgaagaacttcatctctgccacggcgtagctctccggccatgttgtgcttggcgtgcaggcctccctaggctggctgctcacaaagatgtctgagtcgccttgccgcaccccaaacagcacctcaatgcggaagcttgctgcgccgttgctcacctggaattggcaggagcgtctggagggcagcagcactaaatgccaattgtgggactgaggcaaagccggccagattgctctcaccagttggtagaaccagcgggcagttttctgcacgtcgaggtaggagccggtgcacagggtgtgtaggaggctggcatcctgattgctcctcagcacctcctggggctggtgcaggaagcacagcatgttctccccctgctgctccctgctgcaggtgcactccagctgcacgcggacgcggaagttcctcccgcgcctctgccctgcagtgtccagctccagctggaaggagtggcctcggggaggattcatggctaccagcacacggtacacaacatcctgctcacggggactccaaccttcgaaggcactgcccaccccgatggctcgttgcagcaccgggtagaaactgttgcacaagacgtggccaaagtaaatggcaaaattgtccatcaggtcagttgtccactcacagccttcctgcaggtcctgtacaggccactggatgcgctccattgcaatccttcctatgttatcttcgccctcgtgctcttcttcttggactccattggcagcatcattgttgttttctgcatttgcagcctcacggacaacttcatttccaacatcgtcttcttcatttgcagcaacattgccgacttcctgtacattgccatcatcattgttgacttccttgcggttggcagcattggcttcttcttcttcttcatttccaacatcttcttcttggtttgcagccgcatttctgacttcctcttcatcggcaccatcgttttcttcttcacgctcctctctcctcaggctccttttcctccagataaactctagggccaagagaaggagcaggagcccagcaaaatcccagacctgccagtgctgcaaggcagaccacggcaggtctccccaggcccctccactctgcctcagcataagctgctccacctcccgctccagaagaatcctctccacttcctggtgcatcgcatgcacctccatgctcagacgcctggcctcatgcaaagcatctcccgcgggctgcgggtacgggataaggctttgcaagagcaagagccagaatagccagtgacccatggtctgcaggaggatggagagaaggccttgagtgggacggggagggaggcagctgccactgggggcagcagggacggcaatcacaggcatctggggccgggaaggacagggccccagacagctggcaggcagcaaggcctgtcccgctgccccagcagcagcagcagcggcaccgtgccctgcccaaggctctcccatatgaggggctgtccctgcatgcggggggacaagccagcctcgggtgcagcgtttccgccccggccctcgtccccagcccagcctccccgccacgtgtgcactcaccgcttgcccaagcaatacagggccagcgttacctgctggggccttttagagctgcccccattgtgacacgtcgcccggcatgtcacaggggtcacagcacagcatagccaggccagcaccaccctttgtccccagcccagctcaggcgctcagagtggccctggtgtactggttaaggctgctttggagtgaatcttctgggaagaactccccttgctcttcctttggtctttcttatcagctgctccccactggcaatctcctagatatccatgctggaaggcacccttgactccacactgcttgagctacacttgaagctctgagtggtcgaggttgaaaaagaccctgaagatcacacagtccaaccgcaaacttaacactgcctactccactgatcagccagctccccaaatgccacatgcacgtgacttttaaaccttgctgagggtgctgacgccgccatttctgctaggcagcctgttcccaagcttgaggtgctctttattgagggaatagttcctggagatccaatctaaagctcccgtggcacaacttgagctcatttcctctggtccaaatATGCTTTGTTCCCCGGGCTAAtagaagggaggttgcagctggctacaagctcccttcagggaccatctgcaccgtgtcagga is a window encoding:
- the LOC125321008 gene encoding inositol 1,4,5-trisphosphate receptor-interacting protein-like 1 yields the protein MERIQWPVQDLQEGCEWTTDLMDNFAIYFGHVLCNSFYPVLQRAIGVGSAFEGWSPREQDVVYRVLVAMNPPRGHSFQLELDTAGQRRGRNFRVRVQLECTCSREQQGENMLCFLHQPQEVLRSNQDASLLHTLCTGSYLDVQKTARWFYQLVRAIWPALPQSHNWHLVLLPSRRSCQFQVSNGAASFRIEVLFGVRQGDSDIFVSSQPREACTPSTTWPESYAVAEMKFFKCIARQAPPDSLHLKCLQFFSCLQLGSGFSTYTIKTIVMHLLSIIPVSRWRRRDFVRRLVDISEGLRFCVQVRCLNHFIVGNRSLPGEIRVPPEVQMAETCNLFHHLVMDPVAHSQAMSEYVD